In the genome of Cygnus olor isolate bCygOlo1 chromosome Z, bCygOlo1.pri.v2, whole genome shotgun sequence, one region contains:
- the APC gene encoding adenomatous polyposis coli protein isoform X4, giving the protein MASSGQIDLLERLKELNLESTSFPGVKLRPKVSTRSYGSREGSVSSRSGECSPVPMGSFPRRGFMNGSRESTGYLEELEKERSLLLAELEKEEKEKDWYYAQLQNLTKRIDSLPLTENFSLQTDMTRRQLEYEARQIRAAMEEQLGTCQDMEKRAQVRVARIQQIEKDILRIRQLLQSQAAEAERAPQSKHDAGSHDTERQSEGQGAAEISMPTSSTGQGSAARMDHETASVMSSSNNYSVPRRLTSHLGTKVTEDYKPQVEMVYSLLSMLGTHDKDDMSRTLLAMSSSQDSCIAMRQSGCLPLLIQLLHGNDKDSVLLGNSRGSKEARARASAALHNIIHSQPDDKRGRREIRVLHLLEQIRAYCETCWEWQEAHEQGMDQDKNPMPAPVDHQICPAVCVLMKLSFDEEHRHAMNELGGLQAIAELLQVDCEMYGLTNDHYSVTLRRYAGMALTNLTFGDVANKATLCSMKGCMRALVAQLKSESEDLQQVIASVLRNLSWRADVNSKKTLREVGSVKALMECALEVKKESTLKSVLSALWNLSAHCTENKADICAVDGALAFLVGTLTYRSQTNTLAIIESGGGILRNVSSLIATNEDHRQILRENSCLQTLLQHLKSHSLTIVSNACGTLWNLSARNAKDQEALWDMGAVSMLKNLIHSKHKMIAMGSAAALRNLMANRPAKYKDANIMSPGSSLPSLHVRKQKALEAELDAQHLSETFDNIDNLSPKASHRNKQRHKQNIYSEYVLDSSRHDDAICRSESFNTGNMTVLSPYLNTTVLPGSSSSSRGNIENCRSEKDRSLDRDRAVGLNTYHPATENTGNSSKRIGMQISTAAAQIAKVMEEVTSMHIPQEDRSSSSTSEMHCLTEDRNAPRRAAGALTHSSTYFPKSENSSRTCPVPYTKMEYKRASNDSLNSVSSSDGYGKRGQMKPSIESYSEDDESKFCSYGQYPADLAHKIHSANHMDDNDGELDTPINYSLKYSDEQLNSGRQSPSQNERWARPKHIIDDEMKQNEQRQSRSQSAAYPVYTESGDDKHMKYQSPFGQQDCVSSFRSRASNGSDQNRVGSTLGMNQKVNQSLCQVDDYDDDKPTNYSERYSEEEQHEEEDRPTNYSIKYNEEEHHVDQPIDYSLKYSTEVPPSSQKPSFTFSKTSSVQSTKTDRISSSTGNASAPSAVSKRQNQLHPSSAQSRGGHAQKTASCKTPSINQETIQTYCVEDTPICFSRCSSLSSLSSAEDEIGRDQSTRVTDANNTLQIAELKENSGALSAEASVSEITSTSQHIRTKSSRLPASSLSPSDSSRHKAVEFSSGAKSPSKSGAQTPKSPPEHYVQETPLMFSRCTSVSSLDSFESRSIASSVQSEPCSGIVSGIISPSDLPDSPGQTMPPSRSKTPPPSQGIQVKRDVAKGKVPSAEKREPGPRQAAVNAAVQRVQVLPDADTLLHFATESTPDGFSCSSSLSALSLDEPFIQKDVELRIMPPVHENEHGNEAEPEESDDTKDNQEKKAEKPSEAEKDILDDSDDDDIEILEECIISAMPTKSSRKAKKPSQASAPKIPPPVARKPSQLPVYKLMPSQSRLQSQKHVSFTPGDDMPRVYCVEGTPINFSTATSLSDLTIESPPNELANVDSVGTGAESGEFEKRDTIPTEGRSTDDSQRAKSITVTAPGLDDDKTEEGDILAECINSAMPKGKSHKPFRVKKIMDQIQQASASLSNKNQSEGEKKKPTSPVKPVPQNNEYRARVRKNTEPKSNINNERSYSENRDLKKQNIKNNSRDFNDKLPNNEERVRGSFAFDSPHHYTPIEGTPYCFSRNDSLSSLDFDDDDVDLSREKAELRKGKEAKEIEAKDCTNTEQSSNQQPTNRTQVCQKHPTSRSQPKTFCQSTKDIPDRGAATDEKMQNFAIENTPVCFSRNSSLSSLSDIDQENNNKEGEPAKRTEAPDSQMESNRPQTSGYAPKSFHVEDTPVCFSRNSSLSSLSIDSEDDLLQECISSAMPKKKKPSRIKSESEKNNSRNTGGILAEDLTLDLREIQRPDSEHGFSPDSENFDWKAIQEGANSIVSSLHQAAAAASLSRQASSDSDSILSLKSGISLGSPFHLTPDQEEKPFTSNKGPRILKPGEKSTLESKKAEAENKGIKGGKKVYKSMITGKARSNSEVSSQLKQPQQTSVPSISRGRTMIHIPGVRNSSSSTSPVSKKGAPLKNTNSKSPSEGQSSASSPRGVKSSGKPEPAPVTRQLSGLNQGGSSKGPSRSGSRDSTPSRPQQQPLSRPLQSPGRNSISPGRNGISPPNKLSQLPRTSSPSTASTKSSSSGRMSYTSPGRQMSQQNLTKQTALPKSTSSIPRSESASKGLNQILSSGGSNKKTDLSRMSSTKSSGSESDRSERPVLVRQSTFIKEAPSPTLRRKLEESASFESLSPSRPDSPTRSQLQTPVLSPSLPDMSLSSHSTAQTSGWRKLPPNLSPSVEYDGRPAKRHDIARSHSESPSRLPVNRSGTWKREHSKHSSSLPRVSTWRRTGSSSSILSASSESSEKAKSEDEKQHGSSFSGHKQSKESQAPAKGTWRKIKENEIPQIMNDPQHSSSGATNSSDSKTLIYQMAPAVSKTEDVWVRIEDCPINNPRSGRSPTGNTPPVIDSVSEKGGVNGKDSKEIQEKQNPGNGSVPVRTIGLENRLNSFFQIDSPDKKGTETKPLQTNPAPAPENNESTVSERTPFSSSSSSKHSSPIGAVAARVTPFNYNPSRRKSSVDNSSARPSQIPTPVNNSTKKRDSKSENTDSGGTQSPKRHSGSYLVTSV; this is encoded by the exons AGAGCACCTCAAAGCAAGCATGATGCAGGTTCCCATGATACTGAGAGGCAGAGTGAAGgtcaaggagcagcagaaatcaGTATGCCAACTAGCAGTACTGGTCAG GGTTCTGCTGCTCGAATGGACCATGAGACAGCCAGTGTTATGAGCTCTAGTAATAACTATTCTGTTCCTCGCAGACTGACAAGTCATCTGGGTACCAAGGTAACCGAAGATTACAAACCACAG GTGGAAATGGTGTACTCATTGTTATCAATGCTTGGTACTCATGATAAAGATGACATGTCAAGAACATTGCTAGCAATGTCTAGCTCCCAAGACAGCTGCATAGCCATGCGTCAGTCTGGATGTCTTCCTCTCCTCATCCAGCTTTTACATGGCAACGATAAAGACTCTGTCTTGTTAGGGAACTCTCGTGGTAGTAAAGAGGCCCGTGCCAGAGCCAGCGCAGCACTACATAACATCATTCACTCCCAGCCTGATGATAAGCGAGGCAGACGGGAAATCCGCGTGCTCCATCTTTTGGAGCAGATTCGTGCTTACTGTGAAACATGTTGGGAATGGCAGGAAGCACATGAACAAGGCATGGACCAAGACAAAAACCCAA TGCCTGCTCCAGTTGATCATCAGATCTGTcctgctgtgtgtgttttgatGAAACTTTCATTTGATGAAGAACATAGGCATGCAATGAATGAGCTCG gaggtTTGCAGGCCATTGCTGAACTGTTGCAAGTGGATTGTGAAATGTATGGACTTACAAATGACCACTATAGTGTTACATTAAGGAGATATGCTGGAATGGCTCTGACAAACTTGACTTTTGGGGATGTGGCAAACAAG GCTACATTGTGTTCTATGAAGGGCTGCATGAGAGCTCTTGTAGCCCAGCTGAAGTCTGAAAGTGAAGACTTGCAGCAG GTCATTGCAAGTGTGTTGAGGAACTTGTCCTGGCGAGCAGatgtaaacagtaaaaagaCACTACGAGAAGTTGGAAGTGTGAAAGCACTGATGGAATGTGCTTTAGAAGTTAAGAAG GAATCAACCCTAAAAAGCGTTTTGAGTGCCTTATGGAATTTGTCAGCACATTGTACTGAGAACAAAGCTGATATATGTGCTGTCGATGGTGCTCTTGCATTTCTAGTTGGCACACTCACATACCGGAGCCAAACAAACACTCTAGCCATCATAGAAAGTGGAGGAGGAATATTAAGAAATGTTTCTAGCTTAATTGCAACTAATGAGGACCACAG GCAAATCTTAAGAGAGAACAGCTGCTTACAAACCTTATTACAACACTTGAAGTCACACAGTTTGACAATAGTCAGTAATGCATGTGGGACCCTGTGGAATCTTTCTGCACGAAATGCAAAGGATCAGGAGGCACTGTGGGACATGGGAGCAGTCAGCATGCTCAAAAATCTCATTCACTCAAAACACAAGATGATAGCAATGGGCAGCGCTGCAGCTCTAAGAAACCTCATGGCAAACAGGCCAGCAAAGTATAAGGATGCTAATATTATGTCTCCAGGATCAAGCTTACCATCTCTTcatgttagaaaacaaaaggcaCTGGAAGCAGAATTAGATGCTCAACATTTATCAGAGACTTTTGACAATATTGATAATTTAAGCCCAAAAGCATCTCACCGTAATAAGCAGAGACATAAGCAGAACATATACAGCGAGTATGTTTTGGATTCTAGTCGTCATGATGATGCAATTTGCAGATCAGAGAGTTTTAATACTGGTAATATGACTGTACTTTCACCATATTTAAATACTACGGTATTGCCTGGCTCCTCTTCTTCCAGTAGAGGAAACATAGAAAATTGTCGATCTGAGAAAGACAGAAGTCTTGATAGGGATCGAGCAGTAGGTTTAAATACCTATCATCCGGCTACAGAGAACACTGGGAACTCCTCTAAGAGAATAGGAATGCAAATTTCTACTGCTGCAGCTCAAATTGCCAAAGTTATGGAAGAAGTAACAAGCATGCATATTCCACAAGAAGACAGAAGTTCTAGTTCCACTTCTGAAATGCACTGTTtgacagaagacagaaatgcCCCGAGGAGAGCAGCCGGTGCCCTTACTCACTCAAGTACATACTTCCCTAAATCTGAGAATTCAAGCAGGACATGTCCTGTGCCTTACACAAAAATGGAATACAAGAGAGCTTCAAATGATAGCTTAAATAGTGTAAGCAGCAGTGATGGCTATGGTAAAAGAGGCCAAATGAAACCTTCCATTGAATCTTACTCTGAAGATGATGAAAGTAAATTTTGTAGTTACGGTCAATATCCAGCTGACTTGGCACATAAGATACATAGTGCAAATCACATGGATGACAATGATGGAGAGCTAGACACTCCTATTAACTATAGCCTTAAGTATTCAGACGAACAGTTAAATTCTGGAAGGCAGAGCCCCTCTCAGAATGAAAGATGGGCAAGGCCTAAGCATATAATAGATgatgaaatgaaacagaatgaaCAAAGGCAGTCAAGGAGCCAAAGTGCAGCCTACCCAGTGTACACTGAGAGTGGAGATGATAAACATATGAAATATCAGTCACCTTTTGGACAGCAAGATTGTGTTTCTTCGTTTAGATCAAGAGCATCTAATGGTTCAGATCAGAACAGAGTAGGCTCGACTCTTGGAATGAATCAGAAAGTAAACCAGTCCTTGTGCCAGGTTGATGATTATGACGATGATAAGCCAACCAACTACAGTGAACGTTACTCTGAGGAGGAACAACATGAAGAGGAAGACAGACCAACCAATTATAGTATAAAGTACAATGAAGAGGAACATCATGTCGATCAGCCGATCGATTATAGTCTAAAGTACTCAACAGAAGTTCCTCCCTCTTCTCAGAAGCcatcttttactttttcaaagACTTCTTCAGTGCAAAGCACTAAAACTGACCGTATTTCTTCAAGCACTGGGAACGCGTCAGCCCCCTCAGCTGTTTCAAAGAGACAGAATCAGCTCCACCCAAgttctgcacagagcagaggaggtCATGCTCAAAAAACTGCCTCCTGTAAGACTCCCTCTATTAATCAGGAAACTATACAAACTTATTGTGTGGAAGATACACCAATATGTTTTTCAAGGTGTAGCTCTCTGTCATCTTTGTCATCAGCTGAAGATGAAATAGGACGTGATCAATCCACGCGTGTGACAGATGCTAATAATACACTACAGATAGCAGAATTGAAGGAAAACAGTGGGGCTCTATCTGCAGAAGCCTCAGTAAGTGAAATCACATCAACATCACAACATATCAGAACAAAATCCAGTAGACTGCCAGCTTCTAGTTTATCTCCTTCTGATTCCTCTAGACATAAAGCTGTTGAATTTTCTTCAGGTGCCAAATCTCCCTCAAAGAGTGGTGCACAAACCCCTAAAAGCCCACCAGAACATTATGTGCAGGAAACTCCTCTCATGTTCAGCAGATGTACTTCTGTAAGTTCCCTGGATAGTTTTGAAAGCCGTTCAATTGCTAGTTCAGTTCAAAGTGAGCCTTGCAGTGGAATTGTAAGTGGCATTATAAGTCCGAGTGATCTTCCGGACAGCCCAGGACAAACAATGCCTCCAAGCAGAAGTAAAACTCCACCTCCTTCTCAAGGCATTCAGGTAAAAAGAGATGTAGCTAAAGGTAAAGTACCTAGTGCAGAAAAGAGAGAGCCTGGTCCTAGACAGGCAGCTGTAAATGCAGCTGTTCAGAGAGTTCAGGTGCTGCCAGATGCTGATACACTATTACATTTTGCCACAGAAAGTACACCAGATGggttttcttgctcttctaGCCTGAGTGCTCTGAGTCTTGATGAGCCATTTATACAGAAAGATGTAGAGTTAAGAATAATGCCTCCCGTACATGAAAATGAACatggaaatgaagcagaacCTGAAGAGTCAGATGATACAAAGGATAaccaagagaagaaagcagagaagccttctgaagcagaaaaagacaTTCTGGATGAttctgatgatgatgatatTGAAATACTAGAAGAATGCATTATTTCTGCAATGCCAACGAAGTCTTCACGTAAAGCCAAAAAGCCTTCTCAAGCATCTGCTCCAAAAATACCTCCTCCTGTAGCCAGAAAGCCCAGCCAGCTGCCAGTTTACAAACTTATGCCTTCACAGAGCAGACTGCAATCCCAAAAGCACGTTAGTTTTACACCAGGCGATGATATGCCACGGGTATATTGTGTTGAGGGTACACCAATAAATTTTTCAACAGCTACATCTTTAAGTGATCTTACAATAGAATCACCACCAAATGAGTTGGCCAATGTAGACAGCGTGGGTACGGGGGCAGAGTCAGGGGAATTTGAAAAGAGAGACACCATTCCTACAGAAGGTAGGAGTACAGATGACTCTCAGAGAGCAAAAAGCATAACTGTGACTGCCCCAGGACTGGATGatgacaaaacagaagaggGTGATATCCTGGCTGAGTGCATTAACTCAGCTatgccaaaaggaaaaagtcaCAAACCTTTTCgagtgaagaaaataatggatCAAATTCAACAAGCATCCGCATCTTTAAGTAACAAAAACCAATCAGAAGGTGAAAAGAAGAAGCCAACATCACCTGTAAAGCCTGTTCCCCAAAACAATGAATACAGAGCACgtgtaagaaaaaacacagagcctaaaagcaatattaataatgaaagaaGCTATTCAGAGAACAGAGAcctaaagaaacagaatattaaaaataattcgAGAGATTTTAATGACAAACTTCCAAATAATGAAGAGCGTGTAAGAGGAAGCTTTGCATTTGATTCACCTCATCATTACACACCTATTGAGGGAACTCCATATTGTTTTTCACGGAATGATTCCCTAAGTTCTTTAGActttgatgatgatgatgttgaTCTTTCAAGGGAAAAGGCAgaattaagaaaaggaaaagaagcaaaagaaatagaagcTAAAGACTGCACTAATACAGAACAGTCTTCAAATCAGCAACCAACTAACAGGACACAAGTTTGTCAAAAACACCCAACAAGCAGAAGCCAGCCTAAAACTTTCTGTCAGTCAACTAAAGATATTCCAGACAGAGGGGCAGCTACAgatgagaaaatgcagaattttgctATCGAAAACacacctgtttgtttttctcgCAATTCATCTCTTAGTTCCCTTAGTGATATTGatcaagaaaacaacaacaaagaaggaGAACCTGCAAAGCGAACTGAGGCTCCTGATTCACAGATGGAATCAAACAGACCACAGACTTCCGGTTATGCACCCAAATCATTTCATGTTGAAGATACACCCGTATGTTTCTCTAGAAACAGCTCTCTGAGTTCTCTTAGTATTGACTCGGAAGATGATCTTTTGCAGGAATGCATTAGTTCTGCCAtgcctaaaaagaaaaaaccatCAAGAATAAAGAGcgaaagtgaaaaaaataattccagaaaTACAGGTGGTATATTGGCAGAAGATTTGACACTGGATTTGAGAGAGATACAGAGGCCAGATTCAGAACATGGTTTCTCACCTGATTCAGAGAACTTTGACTGGAAAGCAATACAGGAAGGTGCAAACTCTATAGTTAGTAGTTTGCAtcaagctgcagctgctgcatcaCTGTCTAGACAAGCTTCATCAGACTCTGATTCTAtcctttcattaaaatctgGTATTTCCCTTGGGTCACCATTTCATCTTACTCCAGaccaagaagaaaaaccttttaCTAGTAATAAAGGTCCACGAATTCTTAAGCCAGGAGAGAAAAGTACACTGGAGtctaaaaaagcagaagctgaaaataagGGAAtcaaaggagggaaaaaagtatataaaagtATGATTACAGGAAAAGCTCGCTCCAATTCAGAAGTTTCAAGCCAGTTAAAGCAACCCCAACAAACAAGCGTGCCTTCAATTTCACGTGGTAGGACAATGATTCATATTCCAGGAGTTCGAAATAGTTCTTCAAGTACTAGTCCTGTTTCCAAAAAAGGTGCCCCACTCAAAAACACAAATTCCAAGAGTCCCAGTGAAGGTCAAAGTTCAGCTAGTTCTCCAAGAGGCGTCAAGTCATCAGGAAAACCTGAGCCAGCTCCTGTAACTAGGCAACTTTCAGGGCTGAACCAGGGTGGATCAAGTAAAGGACCTTCTAGATCAGGATCTAGAGACTCCACTCCTTCTAGACCTCAACAGCAGCCATTAAGTCGGCCTCTGCAATCTCCAGGTCGAAACTCAATTTCCCCTGGAAGAAATGGTATAAGTCCTCCAAACAAACTGTCTCAGTTGCCAAGGACATCATCTCCTAGCACAGCTTCAACTAAATCTTCGAGTTCAGGTAGGATGTCATACACGTCACCAGGAAGGCAGATGAGCCAGCAAAACCTTACAAAGCAAACTGCCTTACCGAAGAGTACCAGTAGCATTCCAAGAAGTGAGTCTGCTTCAAAAGGGTTAAACCAAATTCTCAGTAGTGGTGGATCAAACAAAAAGACTGACCTATCCAGAATGTCATCCACAAAATCTAGCGGAAGTGAATCTGACAGATCTGAGAGACCTGTCCTTGTTCGCCAGTCAACTTTTATTAAAGAAGCTCCAAGTCCAACTCTAAGACGCAAATTGGAAGAGTCTGCTTCATTTGAATCTCTGTCTCCTTCCAGGCCAGATTCTCCCACAAGGTCCCAACTACAGACCCCAGTTCTAAGTCCTTCTCTTCCTGATATGTCTTTGTCCTCTCATTCAACTGCCCAGACTAGTGGTTGGCGAAAATTACCCCCTAATCTGAGCCCTTCTGTAGAATATGATGGGAGACCAGCAAAACGTCATGATATAGCTCGTTCTCACTCTGAAAGTCCATCTAGATTGCCAGTCAATAGATCAGGAACATGGAAACGTGAACATAGTAAGCATTCCTCGTCGCTTCCTCGTGTAAGCACTTGGCGAAGAACTGGAAGTTCTTCCTCAATTCTGTCAGCTTCTTCAGAATCCAGTGAGAAGGCAAAAAGtgaagatgaaaagcagcaCGGAAGTTCTTTTTCTGGACACAAGCAAAGTAAAGAAAGCCAAGCACCAGCAAAAGGtacttggagaaaaataaaagaaaatgaaattcccCAGATAATGAATGATCCTCAGCATTCTTCCTCGGGTGCCACAAATAGCTCTGATTCCAAAACCCTGATCTATCAGATGGCACCAGCTGTCTCTAAGACAGAGGATGTGTGGGTGAGGATTGAGGACTGCCCAATTAACAATCCTCGATCTGGAAGGTCCCCAACTGGAAATACTCCCCCTGTTATTGACAGTGTTTCAGAGAAAGGGGGCGTAAATGGCAAAGATTCTAAAGAgattcaagaaaaacaaaatccagggAATGGAAGTGTTCCTGTTCGTACCATTGGTTTAGAAAACCGTCTGAACTCTTTCTTTCAGATAGACAGTCCAGACAAGAAAGGCACTGAAACAAAACCTCTGCAGACTAATCCTGCTCCTGCAccagaaaataatgaaagtacTGTGAGCGAGCGTACGCCATTCAGTTCCAGTAGTTCAAGCAAACACAGCTCCCCCATCGGTGCTGTTGCCGCAAGAGTTACTCCTTTCAACTACAATCCGAGCCGTAGGAAGAGTAGCGTGGACAATAGTTCTGCTCGGCCATCACAGATACCGACACCAGTAAACAACAGCACAAAGAAACGTGACTCgaaatctgaaaatacagacTCCGGTGGAACTCAGAGTCCTAAGCGTCATTCTGGCTCTTACCTGGTGACTTCTGtttaa